The genomic region CTCGCTGCCGACCTGTCCTCGCTGACGGAGGACCTCTCGACACTCCAGGCGACCGTCGAGGAACTCGAAGCGGCGGTGGACTCGACTGACGAGGAGCCCGCAAGCACCGAGGAGGTGGCCGCGCTGGCGACCCGGCTGGAAGACGCGACGGGCGACGATGTCCTCGCTGCCGAGGTCGAAGGGCTGGAGGACTCCCTCTCGACACTCTCGGAGCGCCTCGACGACCTCGAAGACGAGGCGACGGGCCGGGCCGACCTCGAAGCGACGGTCGCAGACCTTGAGGACGAACTCTCCACACTCGAATCGTCGGTCGTGACGGCGGAGGACCTCGACAGCCTCGAAGAGAAGATGGTCACGCAGGGCGCGCTGGATTCCAGGGATTCGGACGTCGTGACAGCCGACGAATTCGACGAGTTCCGGTCGTCGGTCGCGACGGCGGACGACCTCGCGGCCCTCCAGCGGTCGGTAGACGAACTGCGTGAGTCCTCGCGTGACCGGTCGGCAGAGCCCGCGGTCGAGGCGGGCGACACCACCGGCTTCTTCGACCGCTTCGGCGTCGGGTTGGGCGGCGGCGCTGTCATCGCGGGTATCCTCACCATCGCCAACTCGGTCACCGGTGACGCGATAGCGATGGCTGTCGGTGCGGGTGCTCTCGTCCTCGGCCTCGCCCTCGTCGGCCTCGTCTACCGGGGCACCGACAGGAGCATGCCAGCAAAAGAGTAAGCGAACGGACTGTCGTTACTCGCGGGGAAGCGAGACGTTCCGGAGTTCACCACCGCACTTCGGGCATTCCTTCTCGTCGGCGTCCTCGGTCCGGAGACCGCAGCTCAGACACTCGTATTCTGTCGAACTTGTCATGATACCCTCTGTAGGGGATTCGGTATGATAAGGATTGCCGCGTTACTGAGTAACGCAGTAACCGGGGCGAACGTGGGTTCTCGCGAGCGGGGAAGGTAGCGCAGCGGCGCTACTGCTGTGTCGAAGCAGCGCTACTCCTGCGTCTGGCTGTACTGTGCGACCCACTCCTTGAGCGTGATGCCCATGGCGGACTGGG from Haloarchaeobius sp. HME9146 harbors:
- a CDS encoding rubrerythrin-like domain-containing protein → MTSSTEYECLSCGLRTEDADEKECPKCGGELRNVSLPRE